The sequence below is a genomic window from Candidatus Polarisedimenticolaceae bacterium.
CCGATCAGCCAGGTGGAGTTGGCGTTTTTCACGAGGCCGGTCGTCGGGGAAATCGCCCCGGGGATCCCGACCCCGACCGGGCCGGTCCCGCCGGCCTCCGTCTCGACTTCCGCCACCAGGTCGCGGATCGCGGCGAGGGTGGCGGCGTAGTCCCCCCGCGGGGTCGGGACCCGCCGGCGGGCGAGGATGGAGCCGTCCTCGTCCAGCGCCGCCGCCTCGACCTTCGTCCCCCCCAGATCCACGCCGATTCGCATGTTGTGAAGGGTACACGTGACAAACATCACGTTTGCCGCGGTGCGGCGCGCGGTACCTTCCTGTTTCGTTCTGGAGGGGCCCCGACGATGGAACGCGACGTCCGCAAGAACCCGTCCCTGCTCAAGCTCGACCTCTACTGCAAGGGCCTGCGTCTCGACGACTCGTGCCTCGTCGAGGAGCAGGGGGGCCGGAAGATCATGCGGACCCGCGCGGGGCTCGGGTCGGGGCTCGAGGCGATCCTCCCCGGCGGGTACTGGACGA
It includes:
- a CDS encoding ROK family protein; the encoded protein is MRIGVDLGGTKVEAAALDEDGSILARRRVPTPRGDYAATLAAIRDLVAEVETEAGGTGPVGVGIPGAISPTTGLVKNANSTWLIG